GTGACCGGGCGGCGGTGGCAGCGCACGCCGCCGTGCACGGCATCCGGCAGGCCCTGGTCGACCTCGACCTGTCGGCGCCCGGGCCGTCCGCGCCGCCGCCGGACCTGGCCGCGCTGGCCCGGACCGCCGAGCTGGTCGACGACCTGCGCCGGTCCTGCGACTACGCGGGCGCCGGCCGGTTGATCCCGGACCTGCTGCGCGGCCTGCACGCCGCCACCGCCCTGGACGACCGCGCCCGGGCCCTGCGCCTGCTCTGCGAGGTCACCTTCATCGCCTCGTCGGTGCTGCGCAACCTCGGGCATCCGGCGGAGGCCTGGCTGGGCGCGGAACGCTGCCGTGACGCCGCCGACGCCACTCGCGACCCGATCCTGCGGGGCTACGCGGCGTACGCCCGGGCCAGCGCCGCCAACGCCTGCGGCTCGTACGACCGCGGGCTCGCCCTGGCCGAGCAGGCCGTCGAGGCGTTGCGTCCGGACACCGCCCGGCCCGGCGGCGCCGCGATGCTCGGCTCGCTGCAGCTGATCTGCGCCTACGCCAGCCGGGGACGCAGGCGCCTGGACGACAGCCGCGCCTGGTGCGCCGAGGCCGCCGAGCTGGCCCGGCGGACCGGCGAGACCACCACGCTGGGCCTCTACTTCGGTCCGACGAACGTCGGCATCTGGCGGATCGGCATCGAGACCGACGGCGACGACCCGGTCCGGGCCGCCCGGATCGCCCGGGACACCGACCCGGCGGCGCTGCCGGTCGGTTTCCGGCAGGTGTTCTACTACGCCGACACCGCCCGCGCCCTGGCCCGGCTGTGCGGGCGCGACCGCGAGGCGATCCGCTTCCTGCTCACCGCCGAGCGGGTGGCCCCGCAGCACGTGCACACGTCGTCACTGGTCCAGGAGACGGCACGCGCCCTGCTGGACCGCTCCCGCCGCCTGGCCGGCGGCACCGAGCTACGGGCCTTCTGCGAACGCCTCCAGATCGGCTGACCCGGCTTGCCGCCACCCGGGTTCCGGTTTTCGTGACCACCCGCGGACGTCGCCCTGGCGGGCCGGGCGTTCGGGACGCGCCAGCGTCCTGCCCGGCCCGTCAGGGTCCCTGGCGGGAGCGACGATCGGTGATCAGCGCGGATCCGAGTCATCGATCCTCCGAAGGTGATCTCGGCAGGAATCCGGGTGAGCCGGAGCGGGACGCCGGCGGTCACGACTTGTCGGGTGTGCGGGGGCGGGCGCGGACCTGCAGGCCGGCCGCGAGCAGGGTGTTGCGGGCCTCGGCGAGGCCGGCCGAGAAGTCGCTGCAGTCCTGGGCGTAGTAGCGCTGGAAGAACCAGCGCGGAACCCGTGGAGCGCGGCGGCGGGAGAGGAAGAGCTGGTCCTGGACCTGGCGGGCCATCCGGCAGAGGTCGCGGGCGACTTCCGGGTCCAGGCCGGCGTGGGCCAGCTGGGCGCAGCGGGCGCGGGAGTAGGCACAGACCCGCTTGCGGTCGGCGGCGACCGTGCGCTGTTCCCGGAAGGTGTCCCAGCCGAGCATGAACATGCCCAGCGACGGCACGCACCACTGGACGAACAGGTCGGTGATCGTGGAGTTGCGCAGCATCCCGGTGATCAGCCCGAGCAGCGCCCAGCCGATTATCGCGAGCATCACCATCTGGGCGTACCGGCGGCGGACCCGGCTGCCCCAGGCGAGGTTCTGCTGCTGGCGGGCGAGCACGTCGAAGGGCCGGGGCAGGTTCGGCATCTCGTGGTGGTCGCGGGGCGGGTCGCCGCGGTACCGGCTGCTCAGGTGCCGGACGTCCTCCGGGGAGATCTGGTCGCCGGCCAGGATGCAGTTCCACGGCAGGTGGAAGAAGCGCACCTCGAACGCCTCCTGCAGCAGCGCGGACCGCAGCAGCTCACGGTCCGCCCAGGAGGCGAGGCCCAGCGAGTACGCGAGAGCCCAGAGCACCCCGATGACGGAGAGGACGACGCTCAGCGGCTTCCCGGTGACCGCGCCGACGAAGACGGCGAACAGGCCGGTGGCGGCCAGCCCGGCGGAGATGACGACGCGCAGCGCGGCGAGGCGTCTGACCCGGGCGTGCGAGACGGCTGTCGCGCGCAGGAGGTGACTCAGCGTGGGGTCGATCGGGCGCTGGCGCACCGGTCGGCGATCGGTCATGACTGTCACCGCCTCGGACAGTGACGTCGGGTAGGGAGTTCCCTGGGGAACGATGCCCAATGTTATCGCGAAATGGACCGACGATTGTCTATACCAGCAGCTCACGTGCGATATACGGATATTTAGCGCACGGTTGTCAACCAGCTACGCACGGTGAGCGTCGCGCGTACGTCATCCTCGTTGTAGCGAAGCAGCCGCACGGTCGCCGACGCGGGCCCGCTGGTGCCATTCCTGGCACTGACGGCCGACCGGATCGTCGTCCCGCCAGCGGAAACCGGCGCCGTGCACGGCGACCGTCTTCAGCCCCACGCCGGCACGTGACTCGACGGCGGCGCGCACGGCACGCGCCGCGTAGCCGCCGAGCAGCACCGGCCGACCGTTGATCATGCGCGATGCCGGATCACTCGCCGTCGTCCGGCTCGTCGACCCCGGTGATCGACACCAGACTGACCGGTACGCCGGCGCGGGTGGCCCGGTTGACCAGCTCCTGGCCCAGCGGGGCGTCCTCGCCGGCCGGGCAGCGCCACCAGCCGCTGACCTGGTCGGTGCCGGGGAACAGCATGCCGCAGGTGGTCCAGCCGCCGGCGAACGGGAACGAGCGCAGCGCCCGGGCCAGCCGGTCGACCGCACCGGAACTCAGCCCCGGGACCTTGAGGGTGGCCAGGACCAGGCGTTTCTCCGGCAGGTCGGCCTCCGAGTCGGTGAGATCGAGGGCGTCGTGCTCGTTCAGCACGGCGGCGGCGATCCGGTGCATGCCGTCCAGGATCTCCCGCGCCGCCGGGTCGACCAGGATCGGCTCGGCGAACCCGCCGTGCAGCACCAGCTCGGCCCGCAGCAGCTCGACGACCTGGGCGCTGTCCGGGTCGGCGAGGAGGCCGGGAACCGCCCGTTTCCAGGTCACGCCACCGAAGGCGGGCCGGAACGCGGCCAGCACCTCGGTGAGCGGCATCCGGCGTACGGTCACTGGCGAAATGGTGCCACGCGCGGATTGACCTGCCTATTCACCGAAGGGTGAACAACAGTGTCGCCAATAGGACCACCGGTGCGCAGAGCATCGTGGTGAGCAGGATGGTGTCCCGGGCCAGGACCAGGCCGGTGCCGGACCGCTGGCCGTACAGGTAGACGTTCTGGGCGGTGGGCAGGCAGGCGAGAACGGTCACCGCGTACGTCTCCTCCGGCGACAACCGCAGGCCGGCGGCGAGCAGGACAGCGAACAGCGGCATGGCTGCGGATTTGAGCAGGACGGCGGTGACTGTCGCGGCGCGGTCCGGGCCGGGGGCCAGCACGCGGCGGCCGGAGAGCGACATACCGAAGGCGATCAACACCATCGGTACGGCGGCGTTGCCGATGGTGATCAGGGGGTTGAGGAGCGAAGCGGGGAGGTGCAGGCCGGTCAGGGAGACGATGGCGCCCAGGAGCACCGCGACGATCATCGGGTTGCGCAGTGGGGTGGTCACGGCGTCCCGGAGGGAGGCCCGGCCGGTGCTGGAGAGGTCCAGGAGGGTCAGGGCGATCGGGGTGATCACCAGGAGTTGCAGCATGATGATCGGGACCACCAGGGCGGCGTTGCCGAGGATGTAGGTGGCGATCGGGATGCCGATGTAGTTGGCGTTGACGTATCCGGCGGACAGCGCGCCGATGATGCGCGTGCCCTGCGCGGTTTTTTCACCTTTTCCGCCGTCGCTCGCGCCCCCTCCGCCCTTCTCACCGTCCCTCGCGTCTTCCGCGCCGCCGCTTGCGGGCTGGCCGCCGCCTCTCGCGGGCCGGCCGCCGCCCTCGCCGCCCCTCGCGGTCCGCCCGCCTTCCCCGCCGCGCCTCGCGGCCTGGCCGCCTTCCCCGCCGCGCCTCGCGTTCTGTCCTTGGTCCCGGCTGTCACTTGGGTTCCTTTTGGCGGCCTTGATCGACAGCGGGTGGAGGACGAAACAGATCAGGGCGGCGCCGGCCGAGACCAGCAGCGGC
This window of the Actinoplanes oblitus genome carries:
- a CDS encoding helix-turn-helix domain-containing protein — translated: MTPRPTPDPSIGERIRDRRLRRGWSIRYAASRAGVSHATWSRIERGRQAADNRFVLADLATALECSPAELAGTSVPAGDRAAVAAHAAVHGIRQALVDLDLSAPGPSAPPPDLAALARTAELVDDLRRSCDYAGAGRLIPDLLRGLHAATALDDRARALRLLCEVTFIASSVLRNLGHPAEAWLGAERCRDAADATRDPILRGYAAYARASAANACGSYDRGLALAEQAVEALRPDTARPGGAAMLGSLQLICAYASRGRRRLDDSRAWCAEAAELARRTGETTTLGLYFGPTNVGIWRIGIETDGDDPVRAARIARDTDPAALPVGFRQVFYYADTARALARLCGRDREAIRFLLTAERVAPQHVHTSSLVQETARALLDRSRRLAGGTELRAFCERLQIG
- a CDS encoding S-4TM family putative pore-forming effector, producing MTDRRPVRQRPIDPTLSHLLRATAVSHARVRRLAALRVVISAGLAATGLFAVFVGAVTGKPLSVVLSVIGVLWALAYSLGLASWADRELLRSALLQEAFEVRFFHLPWNCILAGDQISPEDVRHLSSRYRGDPPRDHHEMPNLPRPFDVLARQQQNLAWGSRVRRRYAQMVMLAIIGWALLGLITGMLRNSTITDLFVQWCVPSLGMFMLGWDTFREQRTVAADRKRVCAYSRARCAQLAHAGLDPEVARDLCRMARQVQDQLFLSRRRAPRVPRWFFQRYYAQDCSDFSAGLAEARNTLLAAGLQVRARPRTPDKS
- a CDS encoding AEC family transporter, whose translation is MLAALSGFLLIGVIVAAGWGLRRWADLPANAETVLARVVWLVLNPCLLFTGVAGADLTALFSGPLLVSAGAALICFVLHPLSIKAAKRNPSDSRDQGQNARRGGEGGQAARRGGEGGRTARGGEGGGRPARGGGQPASGGAEDARDGEKGGGGASDGGKGEKTAQGTRIIGALSAGYVNANYIGIPIATYILGNAALVVPIIMLQLLVITPIALTLLDLSSTGRASLRDAVTTPLRNPMIVAVLLGAIVSLTGLHLPASLLNPLITIGNAAVPMVLIAFGMSLSGRRVLAPGPDRAATVTAVLLKSAAMPLFAVLLAAGLRLSPEETYAVTVLACLPTAQNVYLYGQRSGTGLVLARDTILLTTMLCAPVVLLATLLFTLR